From the genome of Roseivivax sp. THAF197b:
GCAACCCAAGGGCACCTTCTCCAGCACGGAGCTTGAACGCTATGCGCGTCATATAGTGCTGCGTGAGCTGGGCGGGCCGGGCCAGAAGGCACTTAAGGAGGCGCGGGTGCTGGTTCTCGGGGCAGGCGGTCTCGGCGCGCCTGCGCTGCAATACCTGGCCGCCGCCGGCGTCGGCACGATCGGCGTGATAGACGACGACGCGGTCGAGAATGCCAATCTGCAGCGGCAGGTCATCCACCGCGACGCGGATATCGGCCTGCCCAAGGTCTTTTCCGCCCAAGCCGCGATGGAGGCGCAGAACCCCGGCGTTACAGTGCGTCCCTATCACCGCCGTCTGACCGATGAGATCGCGCCGGACCTCTTTGCGGATTACGATGTCATCCTGGACGGGACCGATAATTTCGACACGCGCTACCTCGCCAATCGGGTGGCGGTGGCGGCGGGTCTGCCGCTGATATCCGGGGCGCTCAGCCAGTGGGAAGGCCAGCTTTCGGTCTTCGACCCCGCGGGAGGCACCCCCTGCTATCAATGTATCTTCCCCGAAGCACCCGCACCGGGGCTCGCCCCCTCCTGCGCCGAGGCAGGGGTTTTGGGCCCCTTGCCGGGGGTCGTCGGCGCGATGATGGCTGTCGAGGCGATCAAGATCGTCACCGGGGCGGGCGCGCCTCTCAAAGGCGAGATGCTGATCTACGATGCGCTTTGGGGCGAGACGCGCAAGATCGCGCTGAAACGCCGGGCGGATTGCCCGGTCTGCGGAAGCGCATCGCAGGGCTAAGGCGCGTCGGGCTGCATTGCCGGGGCTGTCGGAGCACCATAGATAAAGGCCAAAGGAGATCTCCATGACAAATGCCCTGCTCGCGGATTGGGACACGCCGTTTCAACTGCCGCCTTTCGCCGCCATCGCCGATGATGATTTCGCGCCTGCGCTGGAGACCGCGCTGATCGAGCACAAGGCCGAGATCGCGGCCATCGCCGAAAACCCGGCCGCCCCGTCCTTCGAGAACACGGTGCTGGCGCTGGAAGGGGCGGGGTCTGCGCTCGACAAGGTGCTGTCGACCTTCTTCTCGGTTGCGGGGGCGGATACGAACCCCAAGCGGCAGGAATTGCAGCGCGACTTCTCGCCCAAGCTGGCCGAGCATTTCGCGGGCATCTATGCCGACACGGCGCTGTTCGCCCGGATCGAGGCGCTGTGGGAGCAGCGCGACGCACTGCATCTCGACGGGGAGGAGGCGCGCCTCCTGATGCTCACCCGGCGCGGCTTCGTGCGTGCCGGGGCTGCATTGACGGGGGCCGATGCGGAGCGGATGCGCGCGATCAAATCGCGCCTGTCGGTGTTGGGCACCGCGTTCACCCAGAACCTCTTGGCCGATGAGGCGGGCTGGCAGATGGAATTGGCGGAGGCCGATCTTGAAGGTCTGCCGGACTGGTTGAAAGCCTCCGCGCGCGCTGCGGGCGAAGAACGGGGTGCCGCGGGCCCGGTCATCACGCTGTCGCGGTCGCTGATCACGCCGTTTCTCCAATTCTCGCCCCGGCGCGACCTGCGCGAACTGGCCTGGCGGGCCTGGGTGGCACGCGGTGCGAATGGCGGTGAGACCGACAATCGCGAGATTGCCGCCGAAGTTTTGGCGCTTCGGGAAGAGCGCGCGAAGCTGCTGGGCTACGAGACCTTCGCGGCCTACAAGCTCGAGACCGAAATGGCAGGGGCCCCCGACAAGGTGCGCGATCTTCTGCATGCGGTCTGGACTCCGGCCCGTGCGCGCGCCGAGGAGGACGCGGCCAAGCTCGCGGAGCGTATGGCCGCCGATGGCGTGAACGGCCCGCTGCAGCCCTGGGACTGGCATTACTATTCGGAGGCGCGGCGGCGGGAGGAACACGATCTCGACGAGACCGCGCTGAAGCCGTACCTGCAACTTGACCGGATGATCGAGGCGGCGATGGATTGCGCGCACCGGCTCTTCGGGCTGGAGTTCAAACCGCTCGATGTGCCGCTCTATCATCCCGATTGCCGCGCTTGGGAAGTGACGCGCAACGGCACGCATTGCGCGGTCTTCGTCGGCGATTACTTCGCCCGTGCCTCGAAGCGCTCGGGGGCGTGGTGTTC
Proteins encoded in this window:
- a CDS encoding HesA/MoeB/ThiF family protein, producing the protein MLLFLALSGALWGIGHLMGTPKQARFIMIGLLYLAILAAHIVLPDGHPVRAMTGDNAAPWLVLGIIGLFVFFYRKLLARVKARAVAKEEAEESAVAAQQPKGTFSSTELERYARHIVLRELGGPGQKALKEARVLVLGAGGLGAPALQYLAAAGVGTIGVIDDDAVENANLQRQVIHRDADIGLPKVFSAQAAMEAQNPGVTVRPYHRRLTDEIAPDLFADYDVILDGTDNFDTRYLANRVAVAAGLPLISGALSQWEGQLSVFDPAGGTPCYQCIFPEAPAPGLAPSCAEAGVLGPLPGVVGAMMAVEAIKIVTGAGAPLKGEMLIYDALWGETRKIALKRRADCPVCGSASQG
- a CDS encoding M3 family metallopeptidase, whose amino-acid sequence is MTNALLADWDTPFQLPPFAAIADDDFAPALETALIEHKAEIAAIAENPAAPSFENTVLALEGAGSALDKVLSTFFSVAGADTNPKRQELQRDFSPKLAEHFAGIYADTALFARIEALWEQRDALHLDGEEARLLMLTRRGFVRAGAALTGADAERMRAIKSRLSVLGTAFTQNLLADEAGWQMELAEADLEGLPDWLKASARAAGEERGAAGPVITLSRSLITPFLQFSPRRDLRELAWRAWVARGANGGETDNREIAAEVLALREERAKLLGYETFAAYKLETEMAGAPDKVRDLLHAVWTPARARAEEDAAKLAERMAADGVNGPLQPWDWHYYSEARRREEHDLDETALKPYLQLDRMIEAAMDCAHRLFGLEFKPLDVPLYHPDCRAWEVTRNGTHCAVFVGDYFARASKRSGAWCSAMRMQAKKPDPKAPIVVNVCNFAKPSQGAPALLSYDDARTLFHEFGHALHQMLSDVTFGSMAGTSVARDFVELPSQLYEHWLEVPEVLRNFATHAETGEAMPQAMLDKVLEAATYDAGFQTVEYVASALVDLEFHDGPPPADPMARQAEILDSIGMPDAIAMRHATPHFAHVFAGDGYSSGYYSYMWSEVMDADAFAAFEEAGGAFDPAMADKLERFILSKGGSAEADELYIAFRGKMPEVDALLKGRGLAA